Proteins encoded in a region of the Bubalus bubalis isolate 160015118507 breed Murrah chromosome 9, NDDB_SH_1, whole genome shotgun sequence genome:
- the HK3 gene encoding hexokinase-3: protein MRGWGLVTLTHITGEFHFGVQTKPVDVNEKEELRSKESDQLLLLPGGHPSPLWNHMDSIGSLGLQQGEGAPSCPQEGLPCPSNNSEMVQECLQQFKVTGAQLRQIQTSLLGSMEQALRGQAGPAPAVRMLPTYVGSTPHGTEKGDFVVLELGATGASLRVLWVTLTGIEGHKVEPRSQEFVIPQEVMLGPGQQLFDFAARCLSEFLDMLPVDNQGLQLGFSFSFPCHQTGLDKSTLISWTKGFKCSDVEGQDVVQLLRDAIQRQGAYSIDVVAVVNDTVGTMMGCEPGVGPCEVGLVVDTGTNACYMEEARHVAVLDEDRGRVCISIEWGSFSDEGTLGPVQTIFDHTLDHESLNPGAQRFEKMIGGLYLGELVRLVLVHLAQCGVLFGGHISPVLRSQGSILLEHVAEMEDPSAGAARVHAVLQDLGLNPKASDAEWVQCVCVAVCTRAAQLCAAALAAVLSRLQHSREQQALQIAVATGGQVFERHPRFLSVLRETVMLLAPNCDVSFIPSVDGGGRGVAMVTAVAARLAAHRRLLEETLAPFRLTREQLAEVQAQMREAMGKGLQGEASSLRMLPTYVRATPDGSERGDFLALDLGGTNFRVLLVRVATGGVKISSQIYSIPECVAQGSGQQLFDHIVDCIVDFQQKQGLSGQSLPLGFTFSFPCKQMGLDQGILLNWTKGFNASGCEGQDVVCLLREAIRRRQAVELNVVAIVNDTVGTMMSCGYEDPHCEVGLIVGTGTNVCYMEELRNVASVDGDSGQMCINTEWGAFGDDGSLSMLSTRFDASVDQASINPGKQRFEKMISGMYLGEIVRHILLHLTSLGVLFRGQQTQRLQTRDIFKTKFLSEIESDSLALRQVRAILEDLGLPLTSDDALMVLEVCQAVSQRAAQLCGAGMAAVVEKIRENRGLEELTISVGVDGTLYKLHPHFSSLVAATVRELAPRCVVTFLQSEDGSGKGAALVTAVACRLAQRTRI from the exons GAGGCCACCCCTCACCATTGTGGAACCACATGGACTCCATTGGGTCTCTAGGGTTGCAGCAAGGGGAAGGAGCCCCCAGCTGCCCCCAAGAAGGCTTGCCTTGCCCCTCAAACAACTCTGAGATG GTACAGGAGTGCCTACAGCAGTTCAAGGTGACAGGGGCGCAGCTGCGGCAGATCCAAACCAGCCTCCTGGGCTCCATGGAGCAGGCGCTGAGGGGGCAAGCAGGCCCTGCCCCTGCTGTCCGGATGCTGCCCACATATGTGGGGTCTACCCCACATGGCACTG AGAAAGGGGACTTCGTGGTGCTGGAGCTGGGGGCCACAGGGGCCTCACTGCGTGTTCTATGGGTGACCCTAACGGGCATCGAGGGGCACAAGGTGGAGCCTCGGAGCCAGGAGTTTGTGATCCCCCAGGAAGTGATGCTGGGTCCTGGTCAGCAG CTCTTTGACTTTGCCGCCCGCTGCCTGTCTGAGTTCCTGGATATGCTGCCCGTGGACAATCAGGGTCTGCAGCTTGGGTTCAGCTTCTCCTTCCCTTGTCACCAGACAGGCCTGGACAAG AGCACCCTCATTTCCTGGACCAAGGGTTTTAAGTGCAGTGATGTGGAAGGCCAGGATGTGGTCCAGTTGCTACGAGACGCCATCCAGAGGCAGGGA GCCTACAGCATTGATGTTGTTGCTGTGGTGAATGACACCGTGGGCACCATGATGGGCTGTGAGCCAGGGGTCGGGCCGTGTGAAGTTGGGCTGGTTGTAG ACACCGGCACCAATGCATGTTACATGGAGGAGGCAAGGCACGTGGCAGTGCTGGACGAAGACCGGGGCCGCGTCTGCATCAGCATCGAGTGGGGCTCCTTCAGTGACGAGGGGACCCTGGGGCCAGTGCAGACCATCTTCGACCACACCCTGGACCATGAGTCATTGAACCCGGGTGCCCAGAG GTTTGAGAAGATGATTGGGGGTCTGTACCTGGGTGAGCTGGTGCGGCTGGTGCTGGTTCACCTGGCCCAGTGTGGGGTCCTCTTTGGTGGCCACATCTCCCCCGTCCTGCGAAGCCAAGGCAGCATCCTCCTGGAACACGTGGCTGAGATGGAGGA TCCCTCTGCTGGGGCAGCCCGTGTGCACGCTGTCCTGCAGGACTTGGGCCTGAACCCGAAGGCCTCAGATGCTGAGTGGGTGCAGTGTGTGTGCGTGGCTGTGTGCACGCGGGCCGCCCAGCTCTGCGCTGCTGCTCTGGCCGCTGTCCTCTCCCGCCTCCAGCACAGCCGGGAGCAGCAGGCTCTTCAGATCGCTGTGGCCACCGGAGGCCAAGTGTTTGAGCGACACCCCAG gtTTCTCAGTGTCCTACGGGAGACAGTGATGCTTCTGGCCCCCAACTGCGATGTCTCCTTCATCCCCTCTGTGGACGGGGGTGGCCGGGGCGTGGCAATGGTGACTGCTGTGGCTGCCCGCCTGGCTGCCCACCGGCGCCTGTTGGAGGAGACCCTGGCACCATTCCGGTTGACCCGGGAGCAGCTGGCAGAAGTGCAGGCACAGATGCGAGAGGCCATGGGCAAGGGGCTCCAAGGGGAAGCCTCCTCCCTCCGCATGCTGCCCACTTATGTGCGGGCCACACCTGATGGCAGCG AGCGTGGGGACTTCCTGGCCCTGGACCTGGGGGGCACCAACTTTCGAGTCCTCCTGGTGCGTGTGGCCACGGGAGGTGTGAAGATCTCCAGCCAGATCTATTCCATCCCGGAGTGCGTGGCCCAGGGCTCTGGACAGCAG CTCTTTGACCATATTGTGGACTGCATTGTGGACTTCCAGCAGAAGCAGGGCCTGAGTGGGCAGAGTCTCCCCCTGGGTTTCACCTTCTCCTTCCCGTGCAAGCAGATGGGCCTGGACCAG GGCATTCTCCTGAACTGGACAAAGGGTTTCAATGCATCTGGCTGCGAGGGCCAAGACGTTGTATGTCTGCTGCGGGAAGCCATCAGGCGCCGACAG GCAGTGGAGCTGAATGTGGTTGCCATTGTCAATGACACGGTGGGGACCATGATGTCCTGTGGCTACGAGGACCCCCATTGCGAGGTCGGCCTCATCGTCG GAACAGGAACCAATGTCTGCTACATGGAGGAGCTCCGGAATGTGGCAAGTGTGGATGGGGACTCAGGCCAGATGTGCATCAACACGGAGTGGGGCGCCTTTGGGGATGACGGCTCTCTCAGCATGCTCAGCACCCGTTTTGATGCCAGTGTGGACCAGGCATCCATCAATCCTGGCAAGCAGAG GTTTGAGAAGATGATCAGTGGCATGTACCTGGGAGAGATCGTCCGCCACATCCTCTTGCATCTGACTAGCCTTGGAGTTCTCTTCCGGGGCCAGCAGACCCAGCGCCTTCAGACCAGGGACATCTTCAAGACCAAGTTTCTCTCTGAGATTGAAAG TGACAGCCTGGCCCTGAGGCAGGTCCGAGCCATCCTGGAGGATCTGgggctgcccctgacctcagacgatGCTCTGATGGTCCTGGAGGTGTGCCAGGCTGTGTCCCAGAGGGCTGCCCAGCTTTGTGGGGCAGGCATGGCTGCCGTGGTGGAGAAGATTCGTGAGAACCGGGGCCTGGAAGAGCTGACCATATCCGTGGGGGTGGATGGGACCCTCTACAAGCTGCACCCTCA CTTCTCCAGCCTGGTGGCCGCCACGGTGCGGGAGCTGGCCCCTCGCTGTGTGGTCACCTTCCTGCAGTCAGAGGATGGGTCTGGCAAAGGTGCAGCCCTGGTCACTGCTGTTGCCTGCCGCCTTGCCCAGAGGACCCGTATCTGA